One part of the Dermacentor andersoni chromosome 2, qqDerAnde1_hic_scaffold, whole genome shotgun sequence genome encodes these proteins:
- the LOC126542627 gene encoding serpin B3-like, translating to MAKMTQTAGTDGAPEIYPPERTSAGSVCGSLEESDEDERRSQSIGSQELDLGATGPLLEPQALEHVVFAINSFAHRLLRYLPRQQNLSISPSHLYWLLVSVWFGSKGTTREQLEGVLRCAELPVAGDRVQGFFKNLIRTLRARGKQQRVQFISALYVTSVDRLQDASSKALRENFYVSIRALLADARPERTRNEINLWFETMSRGHVPSVISENLPTTGGDGSLSACYVIASAAYAELAWGSRFDHHKTVLANFYNNGTEPCKARMVRTVSYYRYCASKALSARCLVVPSVGRKWHMLLLLPTDRCGVHAVEYRLDAEALQQALKSCDETLVELSMPNIELESSVSLRQVLRRAGLAALFDPEKADLSGLLKESGEPLTELVHKVKLRVNKVGHEGEHHGVTVINESGEHPVSPVEFHINHPFVFVLYEPVSNTTMFVGRVVELIW from the coding sequence ATGGCGAAGATGACTCAAACTGCGGGGACTGACGGGGCCCCCGAGATTTACCCCCCGGAACGTACATCAGCAGGCAGCGTGTGCGGTTCTCTCGAGGAAAGTGACGAGGACGAACGCCGGTCGCAGTCCATCGGCAGCCAGGAGCTGGATCTGGGCGCGACCGGTCCGCTGCTCGAACCGCAAGCGCTGGAGCACGTAGTCTTTGCCATCAACAGCTTCGCCCATCGGCTTCTGCGCTATCTCCCGCGCCAGCAGAACCTTTCTATCTCGCCCAGTCACCTCTACTGGCTGCTGGTCAGCGTGTGGTTCGGCAGCAAGGGCACCACTAGGGAGCAGCTGGAAGGCGTGCTGCGCTGCGCAGAGCTACCCGTAGCCGGCGACCGAGTACAGGGCTTCTTCAAGAACCTAATACGCACGCTGAGGGCCCGCGGAAAACAGCAGCGAGTGCAGTTCATCAGCGCCCTGTACGTGACCTCCGTGGACCGCCTCCAGGACGCCTCGAGCAAGGCACTGCGCGAGAACTTCTACGTGTCCATCCGCGCACTGctggccgacgccaggcccgaacGCACGAGGAACGAGATCAACCTCTGGTTCGAGACGATGTCCCGCGGACACGTGCCCAGCGTCATAAGCGAAAACCTGCCGACCACCGGCGGGGACGGGTCTTTGTCGGCGTGCTACGTGATCGCGAGCGCGGCGTACGCCGAGCTCGCCTGGGGTTCTCGGTTCGACCACCACAAGACGGTCCTGGCCAACTTCTACAACAACGGCACCGAACCGTGCAAGGCGCGCATGGTGCGAACCGTCTCGTACTACCGCTACTGCGCGTCCAAGGCGCTCTCGGCTCGCTGCCTGGTCGTGCCGAGCGTGGGCCGCAAGTGGCACATGCTGCTCCTGTTGCCCACCGACCGGTGCGGGGTGCACGCTGTCGAGTACCGGCTGGACGCCGAGGCGCTGCAGCAGGCGCTGAAGAGCTGCGACGAGACGCTCGTCGAACTGAGCATGCCCAACATCGAGCTCGAGAGCTCCGTGTCACTGCGGCAAGTGCTCAGGCGGGCCGGCCTGGCTGCTCTCTTCGACCCGGAGAAGGCTGACCTAAGCGGCCTCCTCAAGGAGTCTGGCGAGCCTCTCACCGAGTTGGTGCACAAGGTCAAGCTTAGGGTGAATAAGGTGGGCCACGAAGGAGAACACCACGGCGTCACGGTGATAAACGAGAGCGGCGAGCACCCCGTCTCGCCAGTCGAGTTCCACATCAATCACCCGTTCGTCTTCGTGCTCTACGAACCAGTCAGCAACACGACCATGTTCGTCGGCAGGGTCGTCGAGTTGATTTGGTAG